A window of Campylobacter lari subsp. lari contains these coding sequences:
- a CDS encoding FTR1 family iron permease: MFKKISLLIIFLFCTIVYAREIDYQKEAQAIKQILNESMILYKENKNLEAKKKAEDAYFQHFETMEGSIGRNVGRKAIVMERKFVNLRKLYKDKEDFSKIEALISSLYFDLDEIIPVLEKGFQLKAEASDVNYDKKAAENSSLKAEKERQAQAEAMFAALLGENVKEQTSQNSAQSLIAQEQSTQKDEALLALQEASALDARLQFLMDSMVSKLDQAALAFVNKDYQKAKDLIQSSLFEDYRNSKVEVLVARYTKAGVDKKIQTKLRTIIRKINANTLDEKTIRDEISNISDLLYEAFLALPKEELALLQVKGFDESAMSTKNYTKVYDDMKIALNNILQNYEGFSLNSIDALQNVYLDIFEASGMESKIGAIDSALKLKIESYFSKGVALIKASASKEELKQNFDELSALVESSLDKIQESSPMSLFIWALGIILREGLEALIIIVAIVSYLVQSGNKKRLNIVYSALWSGVFLSFVTAFFISWIFKEQAGQSRELLEGITMLVAVALLFYVGFWLLSNAQNKKWANHIKTQAVEAISNNSAKTLWFSVFLAVYREGAETILFYQALLFDAKTSTDYSFIFIGLASGLIILIILYYLLKAGALKIPVKQFFYITSYIIFYMVFVFTGKGIGELIEAKLITPSLLPFDFEGILWLGIYPYYESIIPQFMVLILLIMGIFITKQISNKREKI; encoded by the coding sequence GTGTTTAAAAAAATAAGCTTGTTGATAATTTTTTTATTTTGTACTATTGTTTATGCTAGAGAGATTGATTATCAAAAAGAAGCCCAAGCAATCAAACAAATTTTAAATGAAAGTATGATTTTATATAAAGAAAATAAAAATTTAGAAGCAAAGAAAAAAGCAGAAGATGCATATTTTCAGCATTTTGAAACCATGGAAGGCTCTATTGGGCGTAATGTTGGTAGAAAAGCCATTGTTATGGAGCGTAAATTTGTTAATTTAAGAAAGTTGTATAAAGATAAAGAGGATTTTTCTAAAATAGAAGCTTTGATTAGTAGTTTGTATTTTGATTTAGATGAAATCATTCCTGTTTTAGAAAAAGGCTTTCAGCTTAAAGCCGAAGCTAGTGATGTAAATTATGATAAAAAGGCAGCTGAAAACTCATCTTTAAAAGCAGAAAAAGAGCGCCAAGCACAAGCTGAAGCGATGTTTGCGGCTTTGCTTGGAGAGAATGTTAAAGAGCAAACTTCACAAAATTCAGCTCAAAGTTTGATTGCTCAAGAACAAAGCACTCAAAAAGATGAGGCATTGCTAGCTTTACAAGAAGCTTCGGCTTTGGATGCAAGATTGCAATTTTTAATGGATTCGATGGTTTCAAAGCTTGATCAAGCTGCGTTAGCTTTTGTAAATAAAGATTATCAAAAAGCTAAAGATTTGATTCAATCATCATTGTTTGAAGACTATAGAAACTCAAAAGTAGAAGTTTTAGTGGCAAGATATACTAAGGCAGGAGTGGATAAAAAAATTCAAACTAAACTTAGAACTATTATAAGAAAAATCAATGCCAATACTTTAGATGAAAAAACTATTAGAGATGAAATTTCAAACATATCAGATTTATTATATGAAGCGTTTTTAGCTTTACCTAAAGAAGAATTAGCTTTACTTCAAGTTAAAGGCTTTGATGAGAGTGCTATGAGTACTAAAAACTATACTAAAGTATATGATGATATGAAAATTGCTCTTAATAATATTTTGCAAAATTACGAGGGATTTAGTTTAAATAGTATAGATGCTTTACAAAATGTGTATTTGGATATTTTTGAAGCAAGTGGTATGGAAAGTAAAATTGGTGCTATTGATAGTGCTTTAAAATTGAAAATAGAAAGTTATTTTTCAAAAGGCGTTGCGCTTATTAAAGCAAGTGCTTCCAAAGAAGAATTAAAACAAAATTTTGATGAGCTTAGTGCCTTAGTGGAAAGCTCTTTAGATAAAATTCAAGAATCCTCACCTATGTCTTTATTTATATGGGCTTTGGGTATTATTTTAAGAGAAGGTTTGGAAGCTTTAATTATCATTGTGGCTATAGTTTCATATCTAGTTCAAAGTGGCAATAAAAAGCGTTTAAATATAGTATATTCAGCACTTTGGAGTGGTGTGTTTTTAAGTTTTGTAACAGCATTTTTTATTTCATGGATTTTTAAAGAACAAGCAGGGCAAAGCAGAGAGTTGCTAGAAGGCATTACTATGCTTGTGGCTGTTGCATTATTATTTTATGTGGGTTTTTGGCTTTTATCAAATGCGCAAAATAAAAAATGGGCAAATCACATAAAAACTCAAGCGGTTGAAGCTATATCAAATAATTCAGCAAAAACCTTATGGTTTAGTGTATTTTTAGCTGTATATAGAGAAGGTGCTGAAACTATTCTTTTTTATCAAGCTTTATTGTTTGATGCAAAAACAAGCACAGATTATAGTTTTATATTTATAGGATTAGCTAGCGGATTAATTATACTTATCATACTTTATTATTTATTAAAAGCTGGTGCTTTGAAAATACCAGTAAAACAATTTTTCTATATAACTTCATACATTATTTTTTACATGGTCTTTGTCTTTACAGGCAAAGGCATTGGTGAGCTCATAGAGGCTAAGCTTATTACACCAAGCCTACTTCCTTTTGATTTTGAAGGAATTTTATGGCTTGGAATTTATCCTTATTATGAGAGCATCATACCTCAGTTTATGGTTTTAATCTTACTCATTATGGGTATTTTTATAACAAAGCAAATTTCAAATAAAAGGGAAAAAATATGA